A genome region from Phocoena sinus isolate mPhoSin1 chromosome 16, mPhoSin1.pri, whole genome shotgun sequence includes the following:
- the TBC1D12 gene encoding TBC1 domain family member 12 isoform X2, whose translation MVAEAKKREIKEAHKRKKIMKERFKQEENIASAMVIWINEILPNWEVMRSTRRVRELWWQGLPPSVRGKVWSLAVGNELNITPELYEIFLSRAKERWKSFSETNSENDVEGVSVADREASLELIKLDISRTFPSLYIFQKGGPYHDVLHSILGAYTCYRPDVGYVQGMSFIAAVLILNLEEADAFIAFANLLNKPCQLAFFRVDHSMMLRYFATFEVFFEENLSKLFLHFKSYSLTPDIYLIDWIFTLYSKSLPLDLACRVWDVFCRDGEEFLFRTGLGILRLYEDILLQMDFIHIAQFLTKLPEDITSEKLFTCIAAIQMQNSTKKWTQVFASVMKDIKEGDKNNSPALKS comes from the exons ATGGTGGCTGAGGCTAAAAAACGAG aaattaaagaagcacataaaagaaaaaaaataatgaaagaacgatttaaacaggaagaaaacatTGCAAGTGCAATGGTAATTTGGATCAATGAAATACTACCCAATTGGGAAGTAAT GCGTAGTACAAGAAGAGTTCGAGAATTGTGGTGGCAGGGATTGCCCCCTAGTGTCCGTGGGAAAGTTTGGAGTCTAGCTGTAGGAAATGAACTAAATATCACTCCTG aactTTATGAAATCTTCCTCTCAAGAGCAAAGGAACGGTGGAAAAGCTTCAGTGAAACAAATTCAGAGAATGATGTAGAag GTGTATCTGTTGCTGATCGGGAGGCCAGTCTGGAATTAATTAAGTTGGACATATCCCGTACATTCCCATCTCTCTACATCTTTCAGAAG GGTGGCCCATATCATGATGTCTTACATAGTATATTAGGGGCATATACATGTTACAGACCTGATGTTGGTTAT GTCCAAGGGATGTCCTTCATAGCAGCAGTTCTCATTCTCAACTTGGAAGAGGCAGATGCCTTCATTGCATTTGCAAATCTCCTGAATAAGCCATGCCAGTTAGCGTTTTTTCGTGTGGATCACAGCATG ATGTTGAGATATTTTGCAACGTTTGaagtattttttgaagaaaatctcTCCAAGCTGTTTCTTCATTTCAAATCTTACAGTCTTACACCAGACATATACTTGATAGACTG GATCTTCACACTATATAGCAAATCACTACCACTTGATCTGGCCTGTCGAGTCTGGGATGTATTTTGCAGAGATGGGGAGGAATTTTTATTTAGGACTGGATTAGGAATCCTCCGACTatatgaagatattctcctacaGATGGACTTTATTCATATAGCACAGTTTCTAACTAAATTGCCAGAAGATATCACATCAGAAAAGCTGTTCACCTGTATTGCAGCCATCCAGATGCAGAATAGTACCAAAAAATGGACTCAG GTCTTTGCATCTGTGATGAAGGATATTAAAGAAGGAGACAAGAATAATAGTCCAGCTCTGAAAAGCTAA